TTCCATTACTGTTTTGTTAATGGCAACAGAACACTTTTTTTACAAGCACATGCTCTACGTAACACCGTTTATGCGTTAAGTACTGCTAAATCGACAGCTCTTGCTCAAGAAAAGGAAAAGCTATACTCTAAGGGGCTTCTGACCGCACAGGAACACCCCGTTATGTCATCGCAAAAAGCCAGTATCTCACGCGTAGAAAATATTATTCAGTGAAAAACACAACAAACTGCATACTGAAATAAACACCAAAAAAAGATCCGCCGAGTTTTATGAGAAATAAATGCCGAGAACACAAACCCTCATACAAAACTTAAGGTTTTGCTCCTATATTCATTATTGCAGTAGAAAACGCTAAGTAATTAATCGATGCATGGGCAATACACAGCATGTAATAGCTCAGAAAACCTACTCTTCCTGACTGCACACTCCACCTACCCACAAATACCTGCCGCACATGCAACGAAACGACAACTACGTCCTACGCCACATTGAAAAAACATTTAAACCAAAGCTCAAGAAGCTACAGCGCCCGTCGTCAACCACACTGTCCTCGCgaggagaaaataaaacaaagaagtaCTTATGTGTAAGCGCGGCAGATGTCGTGCTTCAACGTAGCGCCCTCCCCGTTTTGAAAAGCGTGAAATCACTTCACTGTCGTTAGCTACGCATGCGAGCAACCAGGTTGTCGCTTGTCGCAAAAACCATCCTCTTCACGGGGATGCTACGCCACATAGTCCGCAAATGTCAAGGCCAAGAAAAACGtgaagaagcaaaaagaaatgcacTCTTTTTTCCTCTGCGCGTCATTGCGCGAGCAGAACACGTGGGACTAGTCCTCATGATATAAAACAGAGCTGCAAAGGACGGGGCACCACCAAACAACGCTGCGCGCAGCCTCGCCGTCTGAATAATACAGCTGCTTTCTGTGTGTAAAGTGCACCAAGCGTATTAGCTGTTAAGAAAGTCAAAATGTTCGGACAGGTAAGCCGTTTCACTTTTATATACTCGCAAAAAAATGATGCTGATATCCCCGATATCGTCATTTGCACACAGGGGGGATCTGCTACAGCTTCCAGGTAGCACGAGGTAGATGCACAATATAACTTTCGCATCCCTGACCCTAAAAGCTAGAAGTGTTAAAACTAACGCACACTGTCAAATTAACAGGATATGTATTTGCTTTCGCTCAACGCTGCCTAAACAACTCAATAATCACTATGTGCGTGAATGTGTGTGTAGTGATGGAAGGAAGGAGAGGGGTGGTGCTCGTTTACACATGCCTTTTATTAGCCGACCACATCAAGGATTTAAGAGATCATCCACAGTAAGTACTAGGGCGCCGTAAGGTATGATAAACTTCCGGACCCGAACCACACCGCCAGAGTTGTGAAAGATGCAGATATTGGATGCTACGGAGCCAGAACGAATCCCctagtatttttatttttattatctaTTCCATAAAGATCCTCCTCAGAGAGCTGTCGTTTTTCGCATGGACGCCATTGCAGAATCAGCAGCGGCTTTCTCTCTCCGTTGACATTTATTCGCCAGAGTTATTATTATTAGCGAATACCGCGCCATGTTCTGTCTTCTTCGTCATTTGCAGTGTCGTCTTTGTGTACACTAAAAGGAACTAATATTATTGGAAGACTTTTTGTCCTCTTGTAACGCGAAAATACACCCACATTTCAACACCGTATTTCTTCTCACAGACTAAAATCCTGCTCTTCTGGCTTGTTGCCGGCACGCACGCCCTACTTCACCACCAAGCCCCAACTCCGTACCAGAACCCTGGATACGGTGGATACACCGCGTCAGCGCCTGGTGCCCCTTACAGGGGATACGATGCATACGCCTCGGTACGTGACGAACACACCTTGGGATTCCACTAGTGCTCGAATTCTATTAGTGGCCAtagtaaaaaagaaaatttctacAAATCAAATTAGCTCGAAAAGTTATTTGTTCCTCTGAATATTCAGTTAACAAATACTTGTGCTCCATTGTGGTTTTTTAGCATAACCCACACTGAAGAGCTTCTGCAACGGCGCGAGTTATCACCGAACAATATAAGGTAACTGTGCACAGCTGTCTACCTCTAAATCAGCATTAAATCTCATATCTTAGCGGACACCGTAGTTCTCAACCTACGTACTGACAATCGTATTTGCACTAAATATGCTGAAGATTTTGCTAACCATCCCGACAGTGCACCAAAGTGAAATTCGCAGCTAACCTAAATCAATACTTTCCAgagcatccgccgcggtggctgagtggttacggcgctcggatgctggcccgaaagacgcgggttcgatcccggtcgcggctgTAGAATTTCTATGGCgacgaagttctagaggcccgtgtactgtgcgatgtgagcgcacgttaaagaaccccaggtggtcgaaatttccggagcccttcactacgatgtccctcatagcctgagtcgctttgggacgtcaaaccccgataaaaccaaaaccaaactttCCAAACCTCTTTTATACCTCCTTTAGTAATTGTTAGTACTTTCGAAAGCATAAAAATACCTACAAATTGGTACTCTCAGTGAATTTATGTCAGGTAACATTGGCGAAGAGCTGCTACAACTAAACACTAAACACCGAAGGTCGAGCAGTTTGACGCAACCGCTGGACGCAGGTTAGTCGTTATAAGTTGCTCGGCATCTCTAGCTTCTATTTTCTGCGCGTTTTTTCTTTCTCACCAACAATCATAGCAATCTACAGTTTTGCAAGCCTGCAGTTTTGGTGAGTTTCATAGTTTGCTTTGCTCAGGCACCCAAAAGTAAACTCGGTGCTACGCACGCCGCTTTCCGATCGTTGTAAAATATTATTCCCGAATAAAATTAAAATTCTGTTATGAGGGCGAGCGCACTTTTACAATCACAGAAAGAGCCGTCCAATATGCACTCTTTCCACGCAGCCACCTCAGCCGTACAGTTTCGGCTACGACAACGTGGACGAGTACGGCAACCGCCTATTCCACCGCGAGCAGGGTGATGCCAACAACGCCAAGACCGGCTCGTACGGCTACAGAGACGCATACGGCCTTTATCGACGGGTGAACTACGTTGCAGACGCAAACGGATTCCGAGCCACGGTGGACACAAACGAGCCAGGAACTACACCGGGTGCCAGCGCCGACGTGGTCTTCAACGCCGCACCGGTTGTCCCACCGACCCCTGGCGGAGCCGCAGGTTCAGCGACCGGAGTCGCTCCATTTGCCTACGGTGCTAGGGGTGCAGCGCCGAACTACAGCAGCGCTTACAACGGATACGGTAGATACGGAAACGCCCCAAACAGTGGCAACCCTGGCGCCTATGGATACGGTGGATACGGTTCCTACGGCTCCGCTTCCGGTGGTCCAGCCCTGGGTGGATATGCCTACGGGGGATATACTCCACACGGCCAAGGTGCCGCTGGCTATGCTGCTGGCCGCTACGCACCGGGTGGCTACGGTGCTGCCGCTGGATGGGCTGCCGGTCAATACGGGTACCGCCGTCGATAGTAAATGCTGCCGTAGAATTTTAAAAGTACCGTACCTATAGAAGCGAATAAGtggcgctaaataatttacacctttcatttcatttttgttttttgtgtactACTGTACTGCATTGCCCTATTGCCCAGTACGCTTTGATAGTGCAAAAGGCCTGTTTTCACCTCTTCTCTCATTTGACCAGCGTGCATGAAATCGGTGTAAAGTATTCGCCCGATGTATTCGCAAAAGCATTTTCCAATAAATGAATATTTTTACAATGCTGTATGTGTTACCCAAGTGAATTCCAAAGCCTGCGTGGTCACTGTATTATATTCAGTTGCTTATATCTGCTTGACAAGCACTGAATGATTATATTTGTAGTGTTTGTAAAAGCACACTTGAGGCGATAGTGAATTCTCTTTGGCCCGTAATTCATAATTTTAGAACTCTCTTTTGCTCAGTAAAGTTTCAATGAATGGCCTGGTACAGTGATAGCTGGATAACTATTACAAAACAAGACATTCTCTGTAATAAAGCCCAGCAAGAAGCAACTGCGAACAACAGGACTACGCAGCCAAGAAAAGGACTCTGCGTTTCCACTTTTTCTGGCATCATTTAATACGCCAGTTCCAAAAATTCGGTAAAACTACGGTCATTACACTGATCTCTGAAGACACCATGTCGAATTATTGTCAAAACGACAGACCAAGAGCGCACCATACGGGAGGCAAggcttccctcagatgaacaataaCACGGCAGTAATGAGATTTCTTCGAAACAACTAATTCACAGCACCGGTTCATCTTGTTAGTTTTCCAAAAGCTCGGTAGTAGAAAAAACAAAGCATATTAAGAAGTTAATCAACATATTGTACTCCGGAGAGGTGTCGTATGGTATGAACAGtcaaataaatttgtttttttgaAGGTTCGTTGCCCTTCACTTCGATACGGCAGCAATCTGTCATTTTTGGTATGGACATAACGAAGTTTAATCTAGCGGCAGGAGTAtgttaaaatttctttttttctcaacgACAAATGCAACTCTTCCTGCTCGATAAACGTCAACATGTTCAGAATGTGCGAGAGAAtcaactttttctcagaacaataATTGGAAATATCTGTAATCAGCGTTCGTTTATGGTTTGCTGCTGTGCATAGTAACGGTTAGTGATTAGAAAGTTAGGCAATCTTGGGGGTTCCAAGTGCATTATGTCGGTCGTCATCAAGCTTAAAAATGAAACAGTGGAGTTTGGAACCCTTACGGGCCCGTCAGGCGCTTGATGGCGTCTGATGAAGCCATGACTTATCTCTTACAGTGTATTCTTCCATCACGCGAATCGGTTGCATATAACTGTACCCATACCGTTGATAGCTGCTGAAAGCGTCTTTCAGTGTATCAGAGGCAGCTAAGGAGCATCTTCCAAAGACATTCATGTAATACTGTAACTGTAAAAGCGCATCGATTGTGTACATTACCAGTGGAAGCCAAGGAAcctcaaaacagaaaaaaagacattcACTAAGCCATTTGCACTTTATCACTTCTTTCAGCTGCTGTTGTGCACTCAAAACAGTGCACATTAACCTTTGGTTTTGTAAACAGACTTTTGTCCGGATAACTGTTTGATACATGGGCATCAGTGGGTTCTGTGCATAGTCAACCTGTTCGATTTCCCGACAGCACATTTCCACTTTAATGAGTTGAAGATCCATTGGAAAAGTTCTCCTTAGAGAAGCTGTTCATAACTCTAGTCACCCTTCAAAATTATATTTTCGAAACTCGGTCTTAACCGAAAAATGTCAGTATCCATAGCATAAATGACACAGTTCGCTAGCCATTGTGTATGCCTTACACTCAGCCATATGAGAAAAACAAACAGAGTGCTAAAGCcctccgtccctcgtccgttttttgcgcttcctagtaaaaAACATGCATCAGCAACAAGCCCGGCGGCTTGCTCTCCTGAAGCCAGGGCCTTGGGCAGAAGATGCTTCCAAAGTATTAGCGCCTGTGaccaggaattcgggacagcgccAGCCAGGACCGCTAAGCCTGGAGGCCTATATCGttctgttgatgatgatgatgatgatgtcctgaggctgaatggcacgtacccacggctgggattggccagggtgcattgctgacacaaacgcacacatgggtaaggagtgttGTAATTGGATCATTTTGTGAAGAAGACTCGAATTTTGATTATAAAGGTGGCAAaaaacacagaaatgaaaaagctgtgaattcacattCTAGCATAAGAATCTATTCTATGCAGTTATAGATCCGTGAAAAAAATAGCACACAGGTTTccaggcatatcccttggcgcttgccccaaaggagaggaggattggaagagagagaggaagaatgTTCTGTTATGCGGCCTCTCGgtccttctctttctctcttacgGCACAGATGATGTCGAGGCGCTATTGTTGAATGTTCgaagccatgcgccacgtggtggcagTCGAAGGAAATAGAAGCGATTTTTCCAACGCCTGGTAATGGTTGGGCATTTTGAGGCATTTATTCGCTACCCTACAGGCCTCTGCTCAGCCGGGAGACTGCGCCTTCTTGCCGTGTGCAAGCGAAGCGCTGTTTTTTCACTCTCATCACCTTCTTAAGGCGCTCAGGTGGGTaaaagagaataataataataataataataataataataataataataataataataataataataataataataataataataatattattattattattattattggttgttgaggaaaggaaatggcgcagtatctgtctcatatatcgttggacacctgaaccgcgccgtaaaggatgggataaaggagggagtgaaaaaaagaaagaaaggaagaaagaaataaagaaagaaaggaacgaagaaagaaagaaagaaagagagaaagaaagtaagaaagaagaaagaaagaaagaaagaaagaaagaaataaagaaagaaagaaagaaagaaagaaagaaagaaagaaagaaagaaagaaagaaagaaagaaagaaggaaagaaagaggtgccgtagtggagggctcccgaataatttcgaccacctggggatctttaacgtgcatttacatcgcacagcacacgggagccttagcgctttgcctccatgaaaacgcagccgccgcggtcggattcgatgccgggaactcccgatcagtagggTAAAGGAGCATAAAAATCGAAATTTAgtagcatgttttcttctttgtaatgatgcgtaagacattaGTATATATGAACCACCACATGGTATTCGTTCACGCGCAATAATGAATTAATAAttagttttcttctttctttctgtttcggtttcaacagccgaacaatggctgtgacgtcagcaGTCAAAACATGTCACGTCaggcatgaaaaaattgcgatatcttcgctgcttcttcattcgttGCCAATCCGGCTCTTGAGGCAGCCTTGCTTTACCACTGTCGTGGATTAAAATGACGATACAGGGACTGCACCGCAGTTTATTCATGCTTCAAGAGATATATACAGACCTTTCGCGGCATAACACCTGTTCGGCTGTTAAATTCAGAACCCAAATTTGCGCCAGAAAATAAATTAATCAATTATTTAATAGTCGTAAAGATATATCACGTGGTGATACCTGTGCAATAATCCCTAAGCAAAGAGGCAACCACGCATTTAATGTTTTCACTTCTTTAATTAAGATTGGTCCACTGCATGTAAAGACACCGATTCGAAACCATGCGTAAGCGGCTCGAAAAGGTGGAATGTTATGCCTAGCGCGTTGGTTCAGCAGTGATTCCTTGACTGACCCGAAAACGCAAATTATGTGTTACCCCGCCCTCTTGCTCAACCCACGGCAACAACCGAGcgaaaaaattacaaaactgtTTGTAGATGTAATATCCCCTTTGCATTTCTCTGAGACGGCAGCGTCATTTAACTTCCATTACAGTTTTGTTAATGGCAAAAGAACATTTTCTTTACAAGCACATGCTCTATGTAACACCGTTTATGCGTTAAGTACTGCTAAATCGACAGCTCTTGCTCAAGAAAAGGAAAAGGTATACTCTAAGGGGCTTCTGACCGCACAGGAGCACCCCGTTATGTCATCGCAAAAAGCCAGTATCTCACGCGTAGAAAATGCTATTCCCTGAAAAACACAACAAACTGCATACTTAAATAAACACCAAAAAATATCCGCCGAGTTTATGAGAAATAAATGCCGAGAACACAAACCCTCATACAAAACTTAAGGTTTAGCTCCTATATTCATTATTGCAGTAGAAAACGCTAAGTAATTAATCGATGCATGGACAATACACAGCATGTAATAGCTCAGAAAACCTACTCTTCCTGAGTGCACACTCCACCCGACCTTCAAATACCTGCCGCACATGCATCGAAACGACAACTACAACCTACGCCACATTGAAAAAACATTTAAACCAAAGCTCAAGAAGCTCCAGCGCCCGTGGTCAACCACACAGTGTCCtccgaggagaaaaaaaaaagaagtacttCTGTGTAAGCGCGGCAGACGGCGTGCTTGAACGTAGCGCCCTCCCCGTTTTGAAAGCCGCAAAATAATTTCACGGTCGTTAACTACGCATGCGAGCAACCAGGTTGTCGCTTGTCGCAAAAACCATCCTCTTCACGGGGATGCTACGCCACATAGTCCGCAAATGTCAAGGCCAAGAAAAACGtgaagaagcaaaaagaaatgcacTCTTTTTTCCTCTGCGCGTCATTGCGCGAGCAGAACACGTGGGACTAGTCCTCATGATATAAAACAGAGCTGCAAAGGACGGGGCACCACCAAACAACGCTGCGCGCAGCCTCGCCGTCTGAATAATACAGCTGCTTTCTGTGTGTAAAGTGCACCAAGCGTATTAGCTGTTAAGAAAGTCAAAATGTTCGGACAGGTAAGCCGTTTCACTTTTATATACTCGCAAAAAAATGATGCTGATATCCCCGATATCGTCATTTGCACAGGGGACATCTGCTACAGCTTCCAGGTAGCACGAGGTAGATGCACAATATAACTTTCGCATCCCTGACCCTAAAAGCTAGAAGTGTTAAAACTAACGCACACTGTCAAATTAACAGGATATGTATTTGCGTTCGCTCAACGCTGCCTAAACAACTCAATAATCACTATGTGCGTGAATGTGTGTGTAGTGATGGAAGGAAGGAGAGGGGTGGTGCTCGTTTACACATGCCTTTTATTAGCCGACCACATCAAGGATTTAAGAGATCATCCACAGTAAGTACTAGGGCGCCGTAAGGTATGATAAACTTCCGGACCCGAACCACACCGCCAGAGTTGTGAAAGATGCAGATATTGGATGCTACGGAGCCAGAACGAATCCCctagtatttttatttttattatctaTTCCATAAAGATCCTCCTCAGAGAGCTGTCGTTTTTCGCATGGATGCCATTGCAGAATCAGCAGCGGTTTTTATCTCTCCGTTGACATTTATTCGCCAGAGTTATTATTTTTAGCGAATACCGCGCCATGTTCTGTCTTCTTCGTCCTTTGCAGTGTCGTCTTTGTGTGCGCTAAAAGGAACTAATATTATTGGAAGACTTTTTGTCCTCTTGTAACGCGAAAATACACCCACATTTCAACACCGTATTTCTTCTCACAGACTAAAATCCTGCTCTTCTGGCTTGTTGCCGGCACGCACGCCCTACTTCACCACCAAGCCCCAACTCCGTACCAGAACCCTGGATACGGTGGATACACCGCGTCAGCGCCTGGTGCCCCTTACAGGGGATACGATGCATACGCCTCGGTACGTGACGAACACACCTTGGGATTCCACTAGTGCTCGAATTCTATTAGTGGCCattataaaaaagaaaatttctacAAATCAAATTAGCTCGAAACGTTATTTGTTCCTCTGAATATTCAGTTCACAAATACTTGTGCTCCATTGTGGTTTTCTAGCATAGGCCACACTGAAGAGCTTCTGCAACGACGCGAGTTATCACCGAACAATATAAGGTAACTGTGCACAGCTGTCTACCTCTAAATCAGCATTAAATCTCATATCTTAACGGACATAGTAGTTCTCAACCTACGTGCTGACAATCGTATTTGCACTAAATATCCAGAAGATTTTTCTAACCATCCCGACAGTGCACCAAAGTGAAATTCGCAGCTAACCTGATTCAAAACTTTCCAGaccagccgtcgcggtggctgagtggttatggcactcggatgctggcccgaaagacgcgggttcgatcccggtcgcgccggtcgaatttctatggcgacgaaactctagaggcccgcgtactgtgcgatgtgagcgcacgttaaagaaccccaggtggtcgaaatttccggagcctttcactacgacgtccctcatagcctaagtcgctttggaacgttaaaccccgataaaaccaaaaccaaactttCCAGAGCTCTTTTATACCTCCTTTAGTAAAAGTTAGTACTTTCGAAAGCATAAAAATACCTACAAATTGGTACTCTCAGTGAATTTATGTCGGGTAACATCGACGAAGACCTGCCACAACTAAAGACTAAAGGTCGAGCAGTTTGACGCAACCGCTGGACGCAGGTTAGTCGTTTTTAGTTGCTCAGCATCTCTAGCTTCTATTTTCTGCGTGTTTTTTCTTTCTCACCAACAATCAAAGCAATCTACAGTTTTGCAAGCCTGCAGTTTTGGGGAGTTTCATAGTTTGCTTTGCTCAGGCAACCAAAAGTAAACTCGGTGCTACGCACGCAGCTTTCCGATCGTTGTAAAATTTTAATCCCGAGTAAAATTAAAATTCGGAAATGAGGACGAGCGCACTTCTACAATCACAGAAAGAGCCGTCCAATCTGCACTCTTTCCACGCAGCCACCTCAGCCGTACAGTTTCGGCTATGACAACGTGGACGAGTACGGCACCCGCCTATTCCTCCGCGAGCAGGGTGATGCCAACAACGCCAAGACCGGCTCGTACGGCTACAGAGACGCGTACGGCCTTTATCGCCGGGTGAACTACATTGCAGACGCAAACGGATTCCGAGCCACGGTGGACACAAACGAGCCAGGAACTGCACCGGGTGCCAGCGCCGACGTGGTCTTCAACGCCGCACCGGTTGTCCCACCGACACCTGGGGGAGCCGCAGGTGCAACGGCTGGAGTAGCTCCATTTGCCTACGGTGCTAGGGGTGCAGCGCCGAACTACAGCAGCGCTTACAACGGATACGGTAGATACGGAAACGCCCCAAACAGTGGCAACCCTGGCGCCTATGGATACGGTGGATACGGTTCCTACGGCTCCGCTTCCGGTGGTCCAGCCCTGGGTGGATATGCGTACGGAGGATATGCTCCATATGGCCAAGGTGCTGCTGGCTATGCTGCTGGCCGCTACGCACCGGGTGGCTACGGGGCTGCCGCTGGATGGGCTGCCGGTCAATACGGGTACCGCCGTCGATAGTAAATGCTGCCGTAGAATTTTAAAAGTACCGTACCTATAGAAGCGAATGAGTGGCGCTAATGAATTTacacctttcatttcatttttgttttttgtgtactACTGTACTGCATTGCCCAATTGCCCAGTACGCTTTGATAGTGCAAAAGGCCTGTTTTCATGTGTTGCCCAATTTGACCAGCGTGTATGAAATCGGTGTAAAGTATTCGCCCGATGTATTCGCAAAAGCATTTTCCAATAAATGAATATTTTTACAATGCTGTATGTGTTACCCAAGTGAATTCCAAAGCCTGCGTGGTCACTGTATTATATTCAGTTGCTTATATCTGCTTGACAAGCACTGAATGATTATATTTGTAGTGTTTGTAAAAGCACACTTGAAGCGATAGTGAATTCTCTTTGGCCCGTAATTCATAATTTTAGAACTCTCTTTTGCTCAGTAAAGTTTCAATGAATGGCCTGGTACAGTGATAGCTGGATAACTATTACAAAACAAGACATTCTCTGTAATAAAGCCCAGCAAGAAGCAACTGCGAACAACAGGACTACGCAGCCAAGAAAAGGACTCTGCGTTTCCACTTTTTCTGGCATCATTTAATACGCCAGTTCCAAAAATTCGGTAAAACTACGGTCATTACACTGATCTCTGAAGACACCATGTCGAATTATTGTCAAAACGACAGACCAAGAGCGCACCATACGGGAGGCAAggcttccctcagatgaacaataaCACGGCAGTAATGAGATTTCTTCGAAACAACTAATTCACAGCACCGGTTCATCTTGTTAGTTTTCCAAAAGCTCGGTAGTAGAAAAAACAAAGCATATTAAGAAGTTAATCAACATATTGTACTCCGGAGAGGTGTCGTATGGTATGAACAGtcaaataaatttgtttttttgaAGGTTCGTTGCCCTTCACTTCGATACGGCAGCAATCTGTCATTTTTGGTATGGACATAACGAAGTTTAATCTAGCGGCAGGAGTAtgttaaaatttctttttttctcaacgACAAATGCGACTCTTCCTGCTCGATAAACGTCAACATGTTCAGAATGTGCGAGAGAAtcaactttttctcagaacaataATTGGAAATATCTGTAATCTGCGTTCGTTTATGGTTTGCTGCTGTGCATAGTAACGGTTATTGATTAGAAAGTTAGGCAATCTTGGGGGTTCCAAGTGCATTATGTCGGTCGTCATCAGGCTTAAAAATGATACAGTGGAGTATGAAACCTTTACGGGCCCGTCAGGCGCTTGATGGCGTCTGATGAAGCCATGACTTATCTCTTACAGTGTATTCTTCCATCACGCGAATCGGTTGCATATAACTGTAC
The Amblyomma americanum isolate KBUSLIRL-KWMA chromosome 3, ASM5285725v1, whole genome shotgun sequence genome window above contains:
- the LOC144124031 gene encoding uncharacterized protein LOC144124031; the encoded protein is MFAQPPQPYSFGYDNEDEYGNRLFHSEQGDENNAKTGSYGYRDAYGLYRQVNYVADANGFRATVDTNEPGTAPGASADVVFNAAPVVPPTPGGAAGATAGVTPFAYGARGAAPNYSSAYNGYGRYGNAPYGGNPGAYGYGGYGPYGSASSGPALGGYAYGGYAPYGQGAAGYAAGRYAPGGYGAAAGWAAGAVTKILLFWLVAGTHALLHHQAPTPYQNPGYGGYTASAPGAPYRGYDAYASPPQPYSFGYDNVDEYGNRLFHREQGDANNAKTGSYGYRDAYGLYRRVNYVADANGFRATVDTNEPGTTPGASADVVFNAAPVVPPTPGGAAGSATGVAPFAYGARGAAPNYSSAYNGYGRYGNAPNSGNPGAYGYGGYGSYGSASGGPALGGYAYGGYTPHGQGAAGYAAGRYAPGGYGAAAGWAAGQYGYRRR
- the LOC144124032 gene encoding uncharacterized protein LOC144124032 → MFGQTKILLFWLVAGTHALLHHQAPTPYQNPGYGGYTASAPGAPYRGYDAYASPPQPYSFGYDNVDEYGTRLFLREQGDANNAKTGSYGYRDAYGLYRRVNYIADANGFRATVDTNEPGTAPGASADVVFNAAPVVPPTPGGAAGATAGVAPFAYGARGAAPNYSSAYNGYGRYGNAPNSGNPGAYGYGGYGSYGSASGGPALGGYAYGGYAPYGQGAAGYAAGRYAPGGYGAAAGWAAGQYGYRRR